Sequence from the Triplophysa rosa linkage group LG22, Trosa_1v2, whole genome shotgun sequence genome:
TGAAGGAATTATACACACCCAACATATTTTTGAAGTATGTGGTCTGATTTTGATTTGACTACATCAAATCAGGTCCCAGAGGTAGTAACAACTGAAAAGAGGTGTTGCAAGCTTGCCACGGAGGATATGGACGAAAAGCCATTCCAAATGTACTTATGTGGACACTTACTGTATGCCACACACTCATGCAATGCTATTTGAAAACTCTTGTTATTTTCTAAAAGTCGTTTAAGTCATTGTGTTTCCTGAAAGATGTtattctatatactgtataaagaaTATAGAAAGAAGCACACATAAATAATAACATCTTTCAAGAAGTACAAACAAAAACTGTATTCGTACCTTAAACAAAAGCTTTTAACACCTCATGTAAAGTACCGTATAACTCTAAATCTTTCAAGAAACAAAAGCTTATTAGCTTTTTCCATCCTGTAAGAATTCTTGCAGCTAATTTTCTTGCAGCTGTATGAACAATGCTATATTAACTAAAAATGTAGCTGCCTGAAAATGTCTTTGCAGAAATACTAATCCACAACTCAACCTTGAAACAACAGCTGTAAACATAAGTGTTTTGACAGTTTGCCAAATATACAAGGCAAAGAATTTTATACGTTCCTCTTCTTGCAGAGTGAGACCACATGACTTCTTATAATTTGAAGGACATGGTAGAGGATATCCAGTAAAATACTGCATATGTGATCAATGTCAATTTGCAATAACAATTACGACTTACTTAAGGTGGTCTATCCCATCAGGGGTTGCAGGGGCATTATATCGCCTCATGTACTCATGCATCTCCGGAAAGCTTTTTTTCAAGTAATCCTCAGCGCTGCTTTCCCGAACAGTCCCAAAGCGGAACCCTTGTGATGGATGATGAAGCTTGAATAGTGAGAGAACCATTATCATCAACCAGGAAACACATTTTCTTCCTCTTACCATTCAGAAATGATATGCTTGCCAATCATTTTGAAGTAATTTGAAAATTATTCTTACTTTGGGATCATGTATACCCGAGAGCTGCTCATAAGTTTTCTCACCAACCATTACAGCAGCAAGATTAGCTGTGTAGGTAGACAagcagaacaaacaaaatatggCCCAGAGATTCATGAGTAATCTGCCAGTCCAACATTTTGGTGGCTTAATAGCAGCTGTCCTGCCAAACAAGATTGCGTAGCAAACGTTTAGCGCTGAGGAAAAAGAGAAGACTCTGTCCCTGTTCCTACCCCTTGGGGTCATGCCGAAAGGGCTTTTCCACTCGTACAAGGTAAGAAACACAGCTGTAACATGCAAAGATACAAATATTCCTAACCACATACTCCAGTGTAGGGGCCACATGAAGGCACCAATAGGTGCCGCTGTATCTTTAGTCCTGACAAGGATTCCCAGACTGGTAGAGAAGAAGGGGCTGGTAAAGTCGATAACCTGACTGCGTGCCGAGTTGATACTGAAAGAAGTGACAGCCAGGTGTGCCGCCCCACTCATGAGGTCCCCAACCAGACCTGTCCAGCGACCGCTCTTGTAAGCACCATATTTCCCATCTCCCACAATGTAGAGGTCAAAGTCAAACTCCATGTCCTCTGCCAGCTTTTCCAGAAGATCAATGCAATAACCAtagcaacattttttaaactccATGGGAACAGTGTCATTGGCACCTTGCAAACCCTGAAAAAGACCCTCCAACAACGCTGTATTATTTGTTAAGGGGTCAAGGCACAACTGGCCGGCCGGACACAAACCGTCCTCATCAACATCACGAGTGAAGACAAATGGGTGCTCTACCAAGGTGACTACACGTAAGTGTAGGCCAGAGGATTGCCGCCAGTCTGCCCCTTGTTGAGACCGTCTCTTATTTGGCCAAACTCCATAATCCATGACCACTTTGCTTTGCTTCCAGCTGCCAAGACGCGTCCACATTGGCTTGCCAATTGGGTCATGCTGTAGATTCCATATAAAATGGTGGCTTTCCGAGAGAATGGTAGATTCCTCTTGAACATTAATGTAGCCACTCAGGCCATCAAATGATGTGTGGGCCATGAATCTAggaatgaacaaaaaaaaaacacattcaaatacAAGGTCTATGTCAAAATTACCACAAAAAATGTTTGCCTCTTCAATTGCACTCAGGTGGGGAAAATAATATCATCTAATAATAGTCACCTAATAGGCTAAATGCCAATTTATGCTTTTCTGTTGAACTTGGGGTGTAGGCTACACCGCTGACACCACAGTTACACTGAAGAGAGAAGAGTGCATCTCCCCAAAAATGTGCAacaagtataaatatacagtatatagtcacTGCATTGACTGCTTTGGCCCTTTTCTACAATACATCAACAAATCTGCCATATTGGGTAGAACAAGACTGCCTTgtgaacacatacagtacaagtgAAAAGGGGAGCTGCAGTGTTTCTTCATAAAAAGGATGTAAAGATTTACATTTCTTAACCGATTTTAATGGTTTATGATGTGaatacaaaaacattcagtCTCAGCCATGATATCTCAATAGTAAGATGTGGTGAATTATTAATTGTCTTAAGGAATTGTGAAAACTCAAGCTTGTCATGCATTAATATGGCTTGTTTTTGTGATAAAGGTAAAcattattgttttcttttttaaatccagcaaaaaaaaaagtaataataataaaaactctCAACTCCCTGTTATATTTGCTTGCTCCTTTGCCCAGATTGCTGGAGCATCGTGTTATGAACTCAAATGTTTTGGGTTTGTGCTGTGGATACAATCATctgttaaatacataaatgtaatgtcaatGTCAGTGTGCTTATAGGGCAGTCTTGCCCTTTCCAATGTGGCGGTGCCATTCACATACTATTTAGCAGGAAATACTGAAATGCAGTGGTTTATGTATGTCTATGACATCAACAGCTATGATTGGTATGCTATGTAATCAGAGATCCTTCCAGAGGCCAGATTTGCCCTGGTCTATCTCATCTTTTAAATGGTGTAGCTTTAGTAGTTACGTAAAAGATTCCAGTAAGAAACTATTTTCCCCAACAAgttgcaatatactgtattgtgaCAAAATAATGTATCAGTTTTTTATGAGATTTTATTCTTTAATTATTAGGAGTTTGCTGCTTGAAAAATTCCAACACTGATTATTTTGCACACAAGAtttcattttgagaaatgttcacATTGCAGAAGTGAGAAGCATTGCAAATCTCATGCTCGTGCTTTACAATAAAGGGACATGGCCAAATGGGTAAGCTCTGCTATTATTTGCAGTGGAAAACTACACTGACttgcaaaaataacaatttagcCTTGAAATTTTCTTTCTCTGTGAAAGTGCAGTGTTGGAGGTAGAGGTAACCCTGTTAAATCAATGATGGGAGAGCTGAGCATGTGAAATTGAAGCCCTGCAGCAGTATGATTGTACCTTGTGTAGTTTCCTGACAGTGCAGAGATTCTGGAAAACGCTCTTGATACGCTGTCACTGAGCATCTATGCCACTTTGTCATGTCTTTTCAAAGTGATcacagatctctctctctcaatcgcTAGACTTTATGTTCTGTTGATTTCAATTGATACACATGCAAATGCAGTTGTCCAGAAATGCCAGTGTTCGAGTGAGACCAACAGaggattaaataataatatcacacaaacaaatttacaggtttaaaattATGAAAGCAACAATAATAGTGCAAATATGTCAAAATCCATGATGTGTCAAATAAACAACtatgtttttatcaccgttTTTTTTCCAGGTTGCTATTGTGGCTCCCCATACACGTAGGGGCTCTTCGAAGACATTTCACATTCTGAAAGTCTAGTGTGACCGGGGCATTATTCTTATGAAATATGCAGACAGTACAGCATTTCTGTGGCTCAAGATCATGCCACTAAAGATTCTTTCTTCCAAAATCTAAACAGACAGCGACTTCCCAATAATTAATTAAACTGATATGGAACTGATATAAGTAACTTATATAGAACACTCTACACACCCAACACCACTCAAATAAAGCTCCTCATGTGTAGAAAATGGAAGATCTTCACTATTTTTCACAATTTGCTCCTACCAAATCTTCATGTCTTCGGCTGTGGACTGTGGGGGAAACCAGACTACCCAGACACAGGGATAACATGCACATCACACACAAAGACCTGATGGCTCAGATAGGACTCCAACTAAGAAACTCCTTGCTGTAAGTGCAACCCACTGAGCTAAATGTCTTTTATATTaggtaaaaaaaatgcataaaagttATATGCAGGTCTTGACCAATTTTGTTATTCCAGTTTCAGTTCCAGTCTTTGAAACACTGTGTTATAATTGTGTTTCGTGACTAGCTAGGCCTACCACTGTTCTACcaaacttttttaaatacatagaaaTTCTGGTACTCAAAGTgctgctttaaaaaaactaaaattaccATTGCTTCATGTAATAGCACAAAATTGGCCTCCATTCTTTACATGCAGTGACATTCAAGATCTAGAATACTAACTAGTTGTCCTTGCTCAGACAATCATGACTTTTACTGctcacacttaaagggatagttcaccccaaaatgaaaattctgtcatcatttactcaccctcttgtcatttcaaacctgtataaattttgttctgccaaacacaatgaaagatatttgcaagaatgtcagtaaccaaacagatctcatccccattgactcccaatagtatttattttccccaaTGTGGCAGTAAATGGGAGATGAGATATGTTtagttattgattttttttccaaatatcttcctttgcgttcagaagaacaaagaaatttatacaggtttggaacaacctgagagtgagtaaatgatgacagaactttcttttttgggtgaactatctctttaaagatAGACAGATTAATGAACAACTAATCCTAAGTATTAAAATTTAGAGCGTAACTTGTTGCACTGTTTGTGGTATTGAGATACGTGATTAACTATAAATTATAATGACCAGACATTAACCGTGGCCTTTTAGGTGAAACGATTCCAAAaaatataaagagagagagagaaacccgAGACACACCTAGAGAATATCATCAAGACTTTTGCTCTTTGAAAGCCAATATGCCTCAGCTTTGTCCTGTAACCACCTAGAATACTGTACCCAGAAAGCAAAAAAGCCTGTTTTCAACAATTACACATAACActgcttttgttttcaacagaagcATGTTTAAGAACTACCTGGAGAGAAATTTTCCTGATGTTAGATTTTTAGCCTCAATCACCAGACAGTTTGTGATGCCGGGTATCAGTGCCAGCTCTGGAGAAACAGTGGCAGCAGACCCCACCACTCTCGCCACAAACTCCAAAGCATCCTGGACATAATGATCTAGTGAGGGCTCACTCATACGGCCATGTGCAAGTAGACCCATTGGCAGTTCCTCTGTCGTTAACTCCTCCACATTTTGAGAGTCACCTATAACCCAGTGATAATCAGGAATTATCTGACCAAACTTTGCAACGGTATTAAAGATGTTGCGTATATCCCGTATGTCACATCCAAAGGTCACTACTGTAGAAGTTGAGTCCTTGATTGACCCCAGTTGACTTTGCAGATAAGTCGGAAAGTCGATTTTGGAGCTGATGTTGGTGGAAATCTTAATAACAGTGCCCAGATGAAATTTGGAGTTGTTGTGGAGCAAAAAGACAAAGTCGGAAATGTTCATCTGTTGACACATCACCAAACTGACGTCATACCAGTTATTCATGGACAGAAGGGAGAAGATGAGCTCTGCTTCAGGAGTTTGAGGGTTTCGCATGGCCATCTGGAAATGGAGTGAGTTCTGtggaaaagaaataaaagaggaaatcaTTACAGAACTACGAGTCTTCCATCCTGTCTGCCAAACAGAGGCAAGGCAGGAGTTTTAGATCCAACAGATTTACTTCTCAGAAACCACGATCATCTTGTATTTACAGTACACAAAAATGTCTCAGCAATATTGTGCACATGTTCTCAGACGAGAGCACATCTTAAAAGGAAGTAaggattttcagaaaatgatgAATGGCTGTACAAAAGGTCTTATATGGAAATGAATTAGCTACTGGTAAGGACTTTCCCAGAAAGAATAATCAACATGCGTCTAAAAATTGATATGCGTACGCATCAttaaaccctattgagaacaCTTGTGCACTAATTTTACTAAATAAGACCAACAACAGTTGGAATATTGTCTATATGAATGAGCAACCGAACATCATGTACCGAATGTGTATTCTGTTGGCATGTGACAACTGTAATTATAGTGACGGTTGTAAATATCAACATCCATATTAGGGATTCAAATACTAGACTGACAACCATATTCTGGTGGCATATTTTTAGTAACATTATTAGCATCTAGAATTTCAAAAGCAGTTTTCTAAAGATTTAAATTAATCTTCCAAAAATAGTCAAATTAGACCAGAATTCTGTGTTTTCCATTCAATTTGCTTCTTCATTAGCTTTgaactaataataatattttagttCATGAAGTTATTTACTCGGTAAAATGCACacaattattcattattatttgtctttttatccAGAAATGTTTCTCATACAGCTCAATGGACCTGACAATAATTAAATTGTTTGCGTTTCTTGATACTCGGATGACAAACAATAGCATGACACGCATTAAagctcagcacacacacacgcacgcacacacacaaacacacacaaatgcactgGGATTCACTTTGAAATGAATTTGAGGTTGAATATCTTTAAATAACTTGTCTGTGTAATGTGTGTACTGGATATTTATTcattacacacatatacacacagatATTCTTGTGTAATTGCcataaaagtaaataatacTTTCTTATTTGTAAATGGTTTTGTAACAATAACCGTGGTTTATTCCCTGAGATGAATAACAACCCATGGTTAGATAGACTAAAGTTAGATATTACAGTATGCACAGAACTGCATAAACATGAATACAATTACCAAATAATTAACATTAAGTTCAGTAGGccatttgacatttaaaaacatttatttcataaaatgttgCAATCGGATTATGTAATTATACAAAAACCCATTATCAACCCTGCACTGTCCTGCTAAGCAAAGCAAGCTGTTAACAGAGACTGCAAGATGAAATGTTTAGCTGTGCCGTTTAATTCCCCTCGGGGGACTGCTTTTAAGTGACGGCATACAGCAGGCTAATCATAATTGATTTCCAGGgatttattttaagatgtcCAAACAAACACTTACAGTACGTTCTGAGGGAGTTGTCAAGGAATCTAATGGACCTAAACAGCAGGAGGGCAAAAGAAGCACTAATGAGTAAAGAAGAGAcacttttagtttttttacatCTTCTGGAATGTTTTGTTCCCTGAGGGAGTCCCTGCCATTGAATGATTTGTTAGCTGGAATGGAGCCAGAGCTTACTGCTGTGTCATATTAAAGCACCGGAGATCCAGCAGCGTTGAAGATGAATGGCTAAAGATAGATGATTTGATATGCCCCAGCTGTTTCGGCCATCTAAAGAGGTCCTTGGTAGACTTCCCATTTGTCTTGCCTACATCACAAACTTGAATCCATCCTTAATATTCACTGACCAACTAAGGCTAAACTATAATGTTGCTA
This genomic interval carries:
- the grin3a gene encoding glutamate receptor ionotropic, NMDA 3A isoform X1 → MTGSWMQCALGRLVWLCLLAPSALMMFFVVPASLAHPQPCQILKRIGHTVRVGALNLQPRVFRHNALWDTEMDWGTGRETGEEWDIVIQSELDHEWRGIRTKSSVNISHRTSKSKTILKQVDTETVFLPRDSVIFAMETLNRVVGLLPYNLTLEIVMAVEAGLGELPAFSFSSSSPGSADPVSFLQSVCHTVIVQGVSAIIAFPQNRNELVKLEFISSTLQIPVISVVQNEFKRQSQNSLHFQMAMRNPQTPEAELIFSLLSMNNWYDVSLVMCQQMNISDFVFLLHNNSKFHLGTVIKISTNISSKIDFPTYLQSQLGSIKDSTSTVVTFGCDIRDIRNIFNTVAKFGQIIPDYHWVIGDSQNVEELTTEELPMGLLAHGRMSEPSLDHYVQDALEFVARVVGSAATVSPELALIPGITNCLVIEAKNLTSGKFLSRFMAHTSFDGLSGYINVQEESTILSESHHFIWNLQHDPIGKPMWTRLGSWKQSKVVMDYGVWPNKRRSQQGADWRQSSGLHLRVVTLVEHPFVFTRDVDEDGLCPAGQLCLDPLTNNTALLEGLFQGLQGANDTVPMEFKKCCYGYCIDLLEKLAEDMEFDFDLYIVGDGKYGAYKSGRWTGLVGDLMSGAAHLAVTSFSINSARSQVIDFTSPFFSTSLGILVRTKDTAAPIGAFMWPLHWSMWLGIFVSLHVTAVFLTLYEWKSPFGMTPRGRNRDRVFSFSSALNVCYAILFGRTAAIKPPKCWTGRLLMNLWAIFCLFCLSTYTANLAAVMVGEKTYEQLSGIHDPKLHHPSQGFRFGTVRESSAEDYLKKSFPEMHEYMRRYNAPATPDGIDHLKDDPQKLDAFIMDKALLDYEVSIDADCKMLTVGKPFAIEGYGIGLKQNSPFTSNISELVSQYKSDGFMDLLHDKWYKVVPCGKRSFAVTETLQMGIKHFSGLFVMLCIGVALSLLTTLGEHIVHRWVIPRMLKTSQHKYWLHTSQRLHRALNPTFKEDKVQTVAKQEKSCNVENNQQMPWNSLGTSNCNRRKLSNQEGQQNDLECSLCKELLPQQENRQLPLQTTSNGRTDLLGLGLNPIVLELTDLETQIQLIKKQLQLAIKKKKELEQYQKTKTSMEP